A genomic region of Exiguobacterium sp. Helios contains the following coding sequences:
- a CDS encoding DUF456 domain-containing protein — translation MTIILWSLIAVCFLAAFAGLVYPVIPSAPLLVIGFLIYGFGFGFTELTVSFWIIQAIFIILLFTLDYLVSSYTVDRRGGSQAAKIATTVGLIAGPFILPGIGLLIFPFVFAILTEKIISKKTWSDSVSIGIGTVLGILSSALLKGIAMLLMIVVFIMYVV, via the coding sequence ATGACCATCATATTATGGAGTTTGATTGCAGTTTGTTTTTTAGCTGCTTTCGCAGGACTGGTTTATCCCGTCATTCCAAGCGCACCTTTACTCGTCATTGGATTTTTAATTTATGGATTTGGATTTGGCTTCACTGAGTTAACCGTCAGTTTCTGGATCATTCAGGCCATTTTCATCATTTTGTTGTTTACACTGGATTACCTGGTCAGTTCGTATACCGTCGACCGGCGTGGAGGCTCGCAGGCTGCGAAAATTGCAACGACCGTCGGCTTGATTGCCGGTCCCTTCATCCTGCCGGGTATCGGATTGTTGATTTTTCCGTTCGTCTTTGCGATTTTAACAGAAAAAATCATCAGTAAAAAAACGTGGTCAGACTCTGTTTCGATCGGAATCGGGACCGTACTGGGAATCCTGTCGAGTGCCTTGTTAAAAGGAATCGCGATGTTATTAATGATTGTCGTATTCATCATGTACGTCGTGTGA
- a CDS encoding metalloregulator ArsR/SmtB family transcription factor yields the protein MDAPRCETIAIDQVRAEEIGQVVDTIPTTDIGKLFKVLSDATRLRIAYALTVEEELCVCDVSASVDCSIATASHHLRTLLKQGLVKYRKEGKVVYYSLDDHHVSSLVHLAMEHVNEGKASS from the coding sequence GTGGATGCACCACGTTGTGAAACGATTGCCATTGATCAAGTACGTGCAGAAGAGATTGGACAAGTCGTCGATACGATTCCAACGACAGACATTGGAAAGTTGTTCAAAGTCTTGTCAGATGCCACACGGTTACGGATTGCTTACGCCTTGACGGTGGAAGAGGAACTTTGTGTCTGTGATGTTTCGGCTTCGGTGGATTGTTCGATTGCAACAGCTTCTCACCATCTCCGTACCTTGTTGAAACAAGGACTGGTGAAATATAGAAAAGAAGGTAAGGTCGTCTACTATTCGCTGGACGATCATCATGTATCGTCGCTCGTTCACTTAGCAATGGAGCATGTAAATGAAGGCAAGGCGTCCTCTTGA
- a CDS encoding murein hydrolase activator EnvC → MFKKLFATVLLGALLVSTVPTSGQAATIKEKKSQNATEQRRLEKAIKKQEAKISVEQREINKIDAAINENIFRISEKNKQIKQLNLQIEDLEAEIARYEIMLTRQEELLGDRLRVLQENDGNSIKWEEVIFGSKNLGDLFSRVMAGKKIAEQDDKMISAYLETQEKLAEMKKNLIAKKAERVQEKESLLVQKKQLKQQMKERSATLNKLRKGKTKFTTKLLNAKELQATLEAQERAIAAAKAAAKAAAEKAAAEKEAAERAAKEAAKSTRESSEATVLPTPVSSVPTGSAKFIRPASGGVSQGFGPASGANGYTFHNGVDFSGPVGSSIRAAASGTVITAGSGGPYGNHVMISHFLDGQVYTTVYGHMNSLSVSAGQTVTQGQTLGTLGSTGNSTGPHLHFELHIGGYQYSATGPANTVNPLGYL, encoded by the coding sequence ATGTTTAAAAAATTGTTTGCAACGGTATTGTTAGGGGCGTTACTTGTATCCACTGTGCCGACTTCTGGTCAAGCTGCAACGATTAAAGAAAAGAAATCTCAAAATGCAACAGAGCAACGTCGCTTGGAAAAAGCCATCAAAAAACAGGAAGCTAAAATATCGGTAGAGCAACGCGAAATCAATAAAATTGATGCGGCCATCAACGAAAATATTTTCAGGATTTCGGAAAAAAACAAGCAGATTAAACAATTGAATCTCCAAATTGAAGATCTTGAGGCGGAAATCGCCCGCTACGAAATCATGCTCACCCGGCAAGAAGAATTGCTGGGGGACCGCTTACGTGTCCTTCAAGAAAATGATGGTAATTCTATAAAATGGGAAGAAGTCATTTTTGGTTCGAAAAACTTGGGTGATTTGTTTAGTCGTGTTATGGCAGGTAAAAAAATTGCCGAACAAGACGATAAAATGATTTCTGCTTATTTGGAAACACAAGAAAAGCTAGCAGAAATGAAAAAAAATCTTATTGCTAAAAAGGCGGAGCGTGTTCAAGAGAAAGAGTCGTTACTCGTCCAAAAGAAACAGTTAAAACAACAGATGAAAGAACGGAGTGCGACCCTGAATAAATTACGTAAAGGGAAAACAAAGTTCACGACTAAACTGTTAAATGCAAAAGAATTACAAGCGACTTTAGAGGCTCAAGAAAGAGCGATTGCGGCAGCAAAAGCAGCAGCGAAAGCAGCAGCAGAAAAAGCGGCCGCTGAAAAAGAAGCAGCTGAACGTGCTGCAAAAGAGGCGGCAAAATCAACGCGTGAGTCAAGCGAAGCAACGGTTCTTCCGACTCCTGTCAGCAGTGTGCCGACAGGATCGGCGAAGTTTATTCGTCCGGCTTCAGGCGGTGTTTCACAAGGTTTTGGACCGGCTAGTGGAGCGAACGGCTATACGTTCCATAATGGTGTCGACTTCAGTGGACCCGTCGGATCATCGATTCGAGCAGCAGCTTCCGGAACAGTCATTACGGCTGGTAGCGGCGGACCTTATGGGAATCATGTCATGATTTCGCATTTCCTTGACGGTCAGGTGTATACAACAGTGTACGGTCATATGAATTCGTTATCGGTTTCGGCAGGTCAGACGGTAACTCAAGGTCAAACGCTTGGTACTCTTGGCAGTACCGGGAATTCGACAGGACCGCATCTACACTTTGAATTGCATATCGGTGGATACCAATACAGTGCGACAGGACCAGCTAACACGGTCAATCCACTTGGATACCTTTAA
- a CDS encoding DUF2254 domain-containing protein, with the protein MQKLKLVYRETNWWWPLLYGVGGALLTAIVLLIDLYAKELFPSSWKTTLGLAQTIHSAVFTGLLTMMTFTFSTILVVLTTYSSQFSPRTLPNFIENRQVQHIFGIFIGTVTYSITMLFFMRPSLKDSVVASAVAVIVVLIAIVAFVAFVHIVSQSIRVTTLLDRLHEEGRTLIDKHVEAIEEGHYQLFPDKQASYPFNLTAVQTGYLQAIDYELLMKSGGHVTIDVTIGSYITQGQRIGSAEQENAEQGILIGPTRSAEQDFPFVIQKLSEVALRAISPGINDPNTARHAMQQIGDLFRRYTMLPDGNLLVKGEGFVTVKRLMFSELLYLTFYQLRHYGEEDISVLSTMLESLQIMKRNALPEHRASIDRFIPFVCSEVDWSALNDWDRQHLEQAQKRALS; encoded by the coding sequence GTGCAGAAGTTGAAGTTGGTTTACCGGGAAACAAACTGGTGGTGGCCGCTCCTTTATGGAGTAGGTGGCGCACTATTGACGGCGATCGTCCTGCTAATTGATCTGTATGCAAAAGAACTGTTTCCAAGCAGTTGGAAAACAACGCTTGGTTTAGCTCAAACGATCCATAGCGCAGTCTTTACCGGATTACTGACGATGATGACATTTACGTTCTCGACCATTTTAGTCGTTCTGACAACCTATTCCTCACAATTCTCACCCCGCACCTTACCGAACTTTATTGAAAATCGGCAAGTCCAGCACATTTTCGGGATTTTTATCGGAACCGTCACTTATTCGATTACTATGTTGTTCTTCATGCGACCATCGCTGAAAGACAGTGTCGTCGCCTCTGCCGTCGCAGTCATTGTTGTCTTGATTGCGATCGTTGCGTTTGTCGCATTCGTCCATATCGTCAGTCAATCGATTCGGGTCACGACCTTACTCGATCGTTTACATGAAGAAGGACGTACGCTGATTGACAAGCACGTTGAAGCGATAGAAGAAGGGCACTACCAATTGTTTCCGGACAAGCAGGCAAGTTATCCGTTTAATCTCACCGCTGTGCAAACCGGTTATTTACAAGCAATTGATTACGAATTATTGATGAAGTCAGGCGGACATGTCACGATTGATGTGACAATTGGAAGCTACATCACACAAGGGCAACGGATCGGCAGTGCCGAACAAGAGAACGCAGAGCAGGGAATCCTCATCGGACCGACACGTTCCGCAGAACAGGATTTTCCGTTTGTGATTCAAAAGCTGTCAGAAGTAGCACTTCGGGCGATTTCACCCGGTATCAATGATCCGAATACGGCACGTCACGCGATGCAGCAAATCGGTGACTTGTTCAGACGGTATACGATGCTTCCGGACGGCAATCTCCTGGTGAAGGGAGAAGGATTTGTTACCGTCAAACGGCTTATGTTTTCCGAACTATTGTATTTGACGTTTTATCAACTTCGGCATTACGGCGAAGAAGATATTTCAGTCCTTTCGACGATGCTTGAGTCACTTCAAATCATGAAACGGAATGCTTTACCGGAACACAGAGCGAGCATTGACCGGTTCATTCCGTTTGTCTGCTCGGAGGTCGACTGGTCGGCATTAAACGACTGGGACCGTCAACATTTGGAACAGGCTCAAAAAAGGGCACTTTCATGA
- a CDS encoding hemolysin family protein encodes MGKRLDSTHAVETFDTTTIIIRLLIIALLIVLTAFFVAAEFSVVKMRMSRIDQLITEGSKTAKTAKKLLDNLDYYLSACQLGITVTALGLGWLGESTVGAILAMVFKEIALPESVSTVVSFTLAFSVVTFLHVVLGELAPKSLAIQKTEAITMLLAPPLYWFGKVMKPVIWLLNGSARVFLRLFGVEPVGHEDAHSEEEIKIIMTQSYKSGEINQTELSYMQNIFSFDERIAKDIMLPRTDLITISNDASMEDIIALVEEYQFTRYPVAEEGDKDKILGFINAKQLFTDHMANKGKALSYYVHNLPIVSEYSPLQDAMLKMQVERTPMALVIDEYGGTAGVITMEDILEEIVGEIRDEFDKDEKADIEQIHERLYRISGRVLIDDLNERFNLGIEEEDIDTIGGWVMAQDTEVSSGQEFRYKNHTVKVMEVDNHQVKSIYLQLPEKEPVTEEIV; translated from the coding sequence TTGGGGAAACGATTGGACAGTACACACGCAGTGGAGACATTCGATACAACAACGATTATCATTCGGCTTTTGATTATTGCACTATTAATTGTGTTGACCGCTTTTTTTGTCGCAGCAGAATTTTCAGTTGTCAAAATGAGAATGTCCCGAATCGATCAATTGATCACAGAAGGCAGTAAAACCGCGAAGACGGCTAAGAAATTATTAGACAACCTGGATTATTATTTATCCGCCTGTCAGCTTGGAATTACCGTGACGGCCCTTGGATTGGGATGGTTAGGGGAGTCGACGGTCGGTGCGATTCTTGCAATGGTATTCAAGGAGATTGCGCTTCCGGAATCGGTCTCGACGGTTGTTTCCTTTACGTTAGCTTTTTCCGTCGTGACATTTTTACACGTCGTCCTTGGAGAACTTGCCCCTAAATCGCTGGCTATTCAAAAAACAGAAGCCATTACGATGTTGCTTGCCCCGCCGCTTTACTGGTTCGGGAAAGTCATGAAACCTGTCATTTGGTTGCTGAACGGATCTGCCCGTGTCTTCTTGCGTTTGTTTGGAGTCGAACCGGTTGGTCATGAAGATGCCCACTCGGAAGAAGAAATCAAAATCATCATGACGCAAAGCTATAAGAGCGGTGAAATCAATCAAACAGAACTTTCGTATATGCAGAATATTTTTTCGTTTGATGAGCGGATTGCGAAAGATATTATGCTTCCGCGAACAGACTTGATTACGATTTCGAACGATGCGTCGATGGAAGATATCATCGCCCTTGTCGAAGAGTATCAATTCACGCGATATCCGGTTGCAGAAGAAGGCGACAAAGATAAAATCTTAGGTTTTATCAACGCGAAGCAGTTGTTTACGGATCATATGGCGAACAAAGGGAAAGCCTTGAGCTATTATGTACACAACCTTCCGATTGTCTCGGAATACTCGCCCTTGCAGGATGCGATGTTGAAGATGCAGGTCGAACGCACACCGATGGCGCTTGTCATCGATGAATACGGCGGAACGGCCGGTGTCATCACGATGGAAGACATCCTCGAAGAAATCGTCGGTGAAATCCGGGACGAGTTTGACAAAGACGAAAAAGCAGATATTGAACAGATTCATGAGCGCTTGTACCGGATTTCAGGTCGTGTTCTGATTGATGATTTAAACGAACGCTTTAACCTTGGAATTGAAGAAGAAGATATTGACACGATTGGTGGCTGGGTCATGGCGCAGGATACGGAAGTATCGAGTGGTCAGGAATTCCGTTACAAAAACCATACGGTCAAAGTCATGGAAGTCGACAACCATCAAGTTAAATCAATTTACTTGCAGTTACCGGAAAAAGAACCCGTTACAGAAGAAATCGTTTGA
- a CDS encoding VOC family protein, whose protein sequence is MHLDHTGIAVRDMQEAITFYTTILGGTLIREYSNPTPGVASNIAVIEFEDAHIELLTPTSPESPIARFLKQRGKGVHHIAYRVDDLDQAIKEAKERGITFLEDTYRQTPLGRRLIYMDPRHSHGVITELCDYPEN, encoded by the coding sequence ATGCATTTGGACCATACTGGCATCGCTGTCCGGGATATGCAGGAAGCGATTACGTTCTATACGACTATCTTGGGAGGGACATTGATCCGTGAGTACAGTAATCCGACGCCCGGGGTTGCTTCTAATATTGCTGTCATCGAATTTGAAGATGCGCACATTGAGTTGTTGACTCCGACAAGTCCGGAAAGTCCCATTGCCCGTTTTTTAAAACAACGGGGAAAAGGTGTCCACCATATTGCTTATCGTGTGGATGATTTGGATCAAGCCATTAAAGAGGCAAAAGAACGGGGAATTACATTTTTAGAAGATACGTACCGCCAAACTCCGCTCGGTCGACGATTGATCTATATGGATCCCCGGCATTCACATGGTGTCATTACCGAACTCTGTGATTATCCAGAGAACTAA
- a CDS encoding murein hydrolase activator EnvC — MKKTFASLIVSALILSSTPHFVAADDLSEQKAKNEQKQQENANTQKNLESSVNQEGQKISKTQQEVNRLDEALNEKIFAVETKDRQIKATEAEIVELGKQIKKYKAKLKRQEKLLGDRLRVMQENDGNSIKWEEVIFGSKDVGDLVSRVLAGKSISQQDDKMITDYQNTQKKLAAAQQELKDKKAKLVTEKQELKRQQAELEQQLKERNKRLKELRKQKKKFETQLMDAKEVQQILIAQEQAIAAEKAAREREARIEKERQAQAAREAKARAEAQAAQAAAAQKAAAEQQAAEAAAAKAAAQAEQKSSAPATSTKQSTPSVTVPKAAPTPEPEPAAPTPAPSSSSMFIHPTSGSITQGYGSASGSNGYSFHNGIDFGAPVGTPIVAAATGTVITASSGGPYGNHVMIAHQLNGKTYTTVYAHMSSLNAHAGQRVSQGQQIGALGSTGNSTGPHLHFEIHVGGYSYSASGPANSVNPMSML; from the coding sequence ATGAAAAAAACGTTCGCGTCGCTCATCGTTTCCGCACTTATTCTTTCATCGACTCCTCACTTCGTAGCAGCAGATGACTTAAGTGAACAAAAAGCTAAAAATGAACAAAAACAACAAGAAAATGCTAATACTCAAAAAAACTTAGAATCGTCTGTGAATCAAGAAGGACAAAAAATTTCGAAGACTCAGCAAGAAGTGAATCGTCTAGACGAAGCATTAAACGAAAAAATATTTGCAGTTGAAACAAAAGATCGTCAAATTAAAGCAACTGAAGCTGAAATCGTTGAACTTGGGAAACAGATTAAAAAGTATAAAGCGAAATTAAAGCGTCAGGAAAAGCTGCTTGGTGACCGCCTTCGTGTCATGCAAGAAAATGATGGGAACTCCATTAAATGGGAAGAAGTCATCTTTGGTTCAAAGGATGTCGGAGATCTTGTCAGCCGTGTGTTAGCAGGGAAATCAATCTCGCAACAAGACGATAAAATGATTACCGACTATCAAAACACACAAAAGAAATTAGCAGCTGCTCAACAAGAACTAAAAGATAAAAAAGCTAAACTTGTGACGGAGAAACAAGAACTAAAACGTCAACAAGCTGAACTTGAGCAACAGCTTAAAGAACGAAACAAACGCTTAAAAGAACTCCGGAAACAAAAAAAGAAATTTGAAACGCAATTGATGGATGCAAAAGAAGTACAACAAATTTTGATTGCACAAGAACAAGCGATTGCAGCTGAAAAAGCAGCACGCGAACGTGAAGCAAGAATCGAAAAAGAGCGTCAAGCACAAGCGGCACGTGAAGCAAAAGCACGTGCAGAAGCACAAGCGGCACAAGCAGCAGCGGCTCAAAAAGCAGCAGCTGAACAACAGGCGGCAGAAGCGGCCGCTGCTAAAGCAGCAGCACAAGCGGAACAAAAATCGTCAGCACCTGCAACTTCAACAAAACAATCTACACCATCTGTGACTGTGCCAAAAGCAGCACCAACACCAGAACCAGAACCAGCGGCACCAACGCCTGCACCATCATCTTCTTCTATGTTTATTCATCCAACAAGTGGATCAATCACACAAGGATATGGTTCAGCAAGCGGTTCGAATGGTTACTCTTTCCACAATGGTATTGATTTCGGCGCTCCAGTCGGTACCCCGATTGTTGCAGCGGCAACAGGGACAGTCATCACTGCATCAAGTGGTGGTCCGTACGGTAATCATGTCATGATTGCACACCAATTAAATGGAAAAACGTATACAACAGTTTACGCGCATATGAGTTCGTTAAATGCACATGCCGGACAACGTGTCAGTCAAGGACAACAAATCGGAGCCCTTGGTAGCACTGGGAACTCAACAGGCCCACACTTACACTTTGAAATTCATGTAGGTGGTTACAGCTACAGTGCTTCAGGACCAGCAAATTCTGTAAATCCAATGTCGATGTTATAA
- a CDS encoding type 1 glutamine amidotransferase domain-containing protein — translation MGKKVAVVLADHFEDVEFTGPVDALKEAGHEVTVIGTEKGAELVGKQEEAKVKVDVTIDETSSSDFDALLIPGGFSPDLLREDDRFVTFTEEFDSSKKPIFSICHGPQLMINAKIVKGRKMTGYKSIRIDLENAGVTYEDNEVVVDDNFVSSRQPDDIPAFNREMLAKLG, via the coding sequence ATGGGGAAAAAAGTAGCAGTTGTGCTTGCAGATCATTTCGAAGATGTAGAATTTACCGGACCTGTCGATGCGTTAAAAGAAGCGGGTCATGAAGTGACAGTCATCGGAACAGAAAAAGGTGCGGAATTAGTCGGGAAACAAGAAGAAGCAAAAGTGAAAGTCGATGTAACAATTGATGAAACTTCTTCTTCAGACTTTGATGCATTGTTGATTCCGGGCGGTTTTTCACCGGACTTACTTCGTGAAGACGATCGTTTCGTTACATTTACGGAAGAGTTTGATTCATCTAAAAAACCAATCTTTTCCATCTGTCACGGTCCACAATTGATGATCAATGCAAAGATTGTCAAGGGACGTAAAATGACAGGATATAAATCCATTCGAATTGATTTAGAGAATGCGGGTGTGACATATGAAGACAATGAAGTGGTCGTCGATGACAACTTCGTGTCAAGCCGTCAACCGGATGATATCCCGGCATTTAATCGCGAAATGTTAGCAAAATTAGGATAA
- a CDS encoding Ohr family peroxiredoxin translates to MTKTILTSRATAVGGRDGKVASDDNVINLDLVMPGTKGKENIPTSNPEQLFAAGYAACFDGAFNLMARQDKKRVETRTNSEVSLLEDEEAGGVKIAAKLVVEVVGVTEEEAKDLLEKTHQFCPYSKATRGNIDVDLSVKVVESLEN, encoded by the coding sequence ATGACGAAAACAATTCTTACTTCACGTGCAACTGCAGTAGGGGGACGCGATGGAAAGGTCGCCTCTGACGATAACGTAATCAATTTAGATCTTGTGATGCCGGGTACGAAAGGCAAAGAAAATATTCCTACTTCAAATCCAGAACAATTATTCGCAGCAGGATACGCTGCATGCTTTGACGGGGCATTCAATTTGATGGCCCGCCAAGATAAAAAACGTGTCGAGACACGTACGAATTCCGAAGTCAGCTTACTCGAAGACGAAGAAGCAGGCGGCGTCAAAATTGCTGCTAAGCTTGTTGTTGAAGTAGTTGGCGTAACAGAAGAAGAAGCAAAAGACTTACTCGAAAAAACACACCAATTCTGCCCGTATTCAAAAGCAACACGTGGCAACATTGATGTTGATTTATCGGTCAAAGTAGTAGAATCCTTAGAGAACTGA
- the thiD gene encoding bifunctional hydroxymethylpyrimidine kinase/phosphomethylpyrimidine kinase, whose translation MKHVLTIAGSDSGGGAGIQADLKTFSALGVYGMSVITAITAQNTLGVQAVEDVSLELVEAQLTSIFSDIRVDAVKIGMVSNQDTIRVIAQQLEKHQLPVVLDPVMVAKGGYSLLQPDAEHALLEQLLPLATLVTPNIPEIERMIGGTIHSLADMKQATEKLAEKRTGAILLKGGHLEGRDATDLLYTDGRYVVFEQERIESRHTHGTGCTLSAAIASYLALGLSVEDSIRYAKRYVTEAIRHGFALGRGVGPTHHFHELWRDTHVTTHP comes from the coding sequence ATGAAACACGTATTGACGATTGCTGGATCCGACTCCGGAGGTGGAGCTGGAATTCAAGCAGATTTAAAAACGTTTTCGGCACTCGGTGTATACGGAATGAGCGTCATCACGGCGATTACGGCACAAAATACGTTAGGTGTTCAAGCGGTCGAGGACGTATCCCTGGAGCTCGTGGAAGCACAGCTGACATCCATCTTTTCCGATATCCGTGTCGATGCGGTCAAGATTGGAATGGTTTCCAATCAAGACACCATCCGAGTGATTGCACAACAACTGGAAAAACATCAACTTCCGGTTGTTCTCGACCCGGTCATGGTCGCGAAAGGGGGTTATAGCTTATTGCAACCGGATGCAGAACATGCCTTGCTCGAACAGCTGTTACCATTGGCTACACTTGTGACTCCGAATATTCCTGAAATCGAGCGGATGATTGGCGGAACGATTCACTCGCTTGCCGATATGAAACAGGCGACGGAAAAACTGGCTGAAAAACGGACGGGTGCTATTTTGCTCAAGGGCGGACATTTGGAGGGACGGGACGCTACTGACCTTTTATATACAGACGGGCGATATGTCGTCTTTGAACAAGAACGGATCGAGTCCCGTCATACCCATGGTACAGGCTGTACATTATCTGCTGCCATCGCTTCCTATCTTGCACTCGGTCTTTCAGTGGAAGACAGCATCCGTTATGCAAAACGTTATGTGACGGAAGCCATTCGCCACGGCTTTGCGCTCGGACGCGGTGTTGGTCCGACGCATCATTTTCATGAACTCTGGAGGGATACACATGTTACGACGCATCCATGA
- the thiE gene encoding thiamine phosphate synthase produces the protein MDTEYLIYAVTDRRLHPHLSLADAVEASIKGGATVVQLREKDSSGKTFLESAIALKDLTARYDIPFIINDRIDIALLVDAGLHIGQDDIPLIEARRLLPEATIGVSVSTVEQAVAAEREGADYLGVGSLFPTATKQDATFMARATLEQIRKAVHIPLVGIGGITETNVPELGSLVDGYAVVSALFASEDIERTTKKFKTTVKQVRQSASGRV, from the coding sequence ATGGACACTGAATATTTGATTTATGCCGTGACCGATCGACGCTTGCATCCACATCTTTCCCTGGCAGACGCCGTCGAAGCATCGATTAAAGGAGGCGCAACGGTTGTTCAATTACGGGAAAAAGACAGTTCCGGTAAAACTTTTCTGGAATCAGCCATTGCATTAAAAGATCTCACCGCACGTTACGATATTCCGTTCATTATCAATGATCGGATTGATATCGCTTTGCTGGTCGATGCCGGTTTGCATATCGGTCAAGATGATATTCCCTTAATTGAAGCGCGCCGTTTGTTACCGGAAGCGACGATTGGTGTTTCTGTTTCAACAGTGGAACAAGCTGTTGCAGCAGAACGGGAAGGCGCAGATTATTTAGGGGTCGGTTCACTCTTTCCGACAGCAACGAAACAAGATGCGACATTCATGGCGCGAGCGACGTTGGAACAGATTCGTAAAGCCGTTCATATCCCGTTGGTGGGAATCGGTGGAATTACTGAGACAAACGTTCCGGAACTTGGTTCTCTAGTGGACGGATATGCCGTTGTTTCAGCTTTATTTGCAAGTGAAGACATTGAGCGAACGACGAAAAAGTTTAAGACGACCGTGAAACAAGTGCGTCAGAGCGCCTCAGGCAGGGTATAG
- the thiM gene encoding hydroxyethylthiazole kinase, producing MLRRIHDKKPLIHHLTNTVTINDCANMTLALGGSPVMADDLLEVEEMVRHADAVVINTGTINPDMRQAQLLAGKTANRLGKPVILDPVGAGATTLRTDFMKQLMDEITFTVIKGNASEIKTLLGQAARTKGVDVAEGESLDFQSVHTFAGETKQLIVVTGPIDFVTDGNRQYHLDVGTKRLGQVTGTGCMTASLIATFLGAGYDRFEAAVFGTYAMGKAGESAEDSPGIGGFRTGLFDAVSLMTEKSLPEV from the coding sequence ATGTTACGACGCATCCATGATAAAAAACCGTTGATTCATCATTTAACGAATACTGTAACCATTAATGACTGCGCCAATATGACACTGGCACTTGGTGGCTCTCCTGTGATGGCAGATGATCTGCTGGAAGTGGAAGAAATGGTCAGGCACGCAGATGCCGTCGTAATCAATACAGGGACGATCAATCCGGACATGCGCCAAGCCCAACTTTTAGCAGGAAAAACGGCTAACCGATTGGGGAAACCGGTCATTTTGGATCCGGTAGGCGCAGGAGCGACGACATTAAGAACAGATTTTATGAAGCAGTTAATGGATGAAATCACCTTTACGGTCATCAAAGGAAATGCATCGGAAATCAAGACATTGCTCGGACAGGCCGCTCGAACGAAAGGAGTGGATGTTGCCGAAGGAGAATCCCTGGATTTTCAAAGTGTCCATACCTTTGCAGGTGAAACGAAACAACTCATCGTCGTAACGGGTCCGATTGATTTTGTGACAGATGGAAATCGCCAGTATCATCTGGATGTCGGGACGAAACGTCTTGGCCAAGTCACGGGAACGGGATGTATGACCGCTTCTTTGATTGCGACGTTTTTAGGAGCAGGATACGATCGTTTTGAGGCAGCCGTATTTGGGACGTATGCTATGGGAAAAGCAGGGGAGTCGGCTGAGGATTCTCCCGGTATCGGAGGTTTTCGAACCGGGCTGTTCGATGCAGTGAGTTTGATGACAGAAAAAAGTTTGCCGGAGGTATAA